One segment of Stomatobaculum sp. F0698 DNA contains the following:
- a CDS encoding LrgB family protein, with protein sequence MNEVVQNSTIIGIVISLLAFEIGMVLRTKFGYAVLNPLLISIILVIGFMVAFHIDYDSYVMSARYLSYLLTPATVALAVPLYQQMQLLKDNLLAVMLGVFSGVLTSLASILLLCLVFHMNHAEYITLLPKSITTAIGMSVVEELGGYTTITVATIIVTGILGNVLAEPVCHLFAIKSPIAKGLALGTSAHAIGTSKAMQLGEVEGAMASLAIVVCGIMTVVGASVFANFL encoded by the coding sequence ATGAATGAGGTCGTACAGAATTCCACCATCATCGGCATTGTCATAAGCCTCTTGGCCTTCGAAATCGGCATGGTGCTCCGCACAAAATTCGGCTATGCGGTTTTAAACCCGCTGCTGATTTCGATTATTCTCGTTATCGGATTTATGGTTGCGTTTCACATCGACTACGACAGCTATGTGATGAGCGCGCGCTACCTGAGTTACCTCCTGACACCGGCAACCGTGGCGCTTGCGGTGCCGCTCTATCAGCAGATGCAACTCTTAAAGGACAATCTCCTTGCGGTCATGCTCGGTGTTTTCTCGGGGGTTTTGACGAGCCTCGCTTCGATTCTTCTGCTCTGTCTGGTATTTCATATGAATCACGCGGAGTATATCACCCTGCTGCCGAAATCCATCACGACAGCCATAGGTATGAGCGTGGTCGAGGAACTCGGCGGTTATACAACCATTACCGTTGCGACCATCATTGTGACCGGTATCCTCGGCAATGTGCTTGCCGAGCCGGTTTGTCACCTCTTTGCGATTAAGAGCCCCATTGCGAAGGGCTTGGCGCTCGGCACTTCCGCCCATGCAATCGGCACTTCGAAGGCCATGCAGCTGGGAGAAGTGGAGGGCGCCATGGCGAGTCTCGCGATTGTGGTCTGCGGTATCATGACTGTGGTCGGCGCGTCTGTATTCGCAAACTTCCTTTGA
- a CDS encoding CidA/LrgA family protein has product MRLMRQFGIIAAMTCIGELMHYFIPLPVPGSIYGLLLMLAALMTGIVKLEQVRETAEFLIDAMPLMFIPAGVGLMTAWGQLRQILLPVTIITFVSTVAVMGVTGRVTELLLAVTARGRAKGETAAAELKEELLAEKAVLKAELGELASREAEKVKELVEEAEETVRNSADERKQHTLDKAEEKTSGREETVNHE; this is encoded by the coding sequence ATGAGATTAATGAGACAGTTCGGCATCATTGCGGCCATGACCTGTATCGGTGAATTGATGCACTACTTTATCCCGCTGCCCGTGCCGGGCAGTATTTACGGCCTGCTGCTCATGCTGGCGGCACTGATGACAGGTATCGTAAAGCTGGAGCAGGTGCGGGAGACCGCGGAATTTTTAATTGATGCCATGCCGCTCATGTTTATTCCGGCCGGCGTGGGTCTCATGACAGCCTGGGGCCAGTTGCGGCAAATTTTATTGCCGGTCACGATTATTACCTTTGTTTCGACCGTTGCGGTCATGGGGGTTACGGGCCGTGTCACAGAGCTTTTGCTCGCGGTGACGGCGCGCGGCAGGGCAAAGGGAGAGACGGCCGCTGCAGAGCTCAAAGAGGAACTGCTCGCGGAAAAGGCCGTGCTGAAGGCGGAGCTGGGAGAGCTTGCAAGCCGAGAGGCCGAGAAAGTCAAGGAACTGGTTGAGGAAGCGGAAGAGACCGTGCGCAATTCGGCGGACGAGAGGAAGCAGCATACGCTTGACAAGGCGGAAGAGAAGACAAGCGGAAGAGAGGAGACGGTAAACCATGAATGA